In Desulfobotulus mexicanus, a genomic segment contains:
- a CDS encoding histone deacetylase family protein, which translates to MLKAKSKIGLVFFPAFDWAIDPSHPEREERLLYTQDQIFEEGLMDIDGIQEFKPDLVTDQDIQRAHFCVPDEPTVTTSSHYVSAGGAKTMARELMEGRIEKGFALVRPPGHHAMRVVHGGRGFCNINIEAIMVEYLRSQWGVKRIAIVDTDCHHGDGTQDIYWHDPDVLFISLHQDGRTLYPGSGFMEELGGPNAAGYTVNIPLPPHTSEEGYLYTVENAVMPILDDFKPDLIINSAGQDNHYTDPITNMNFTAQGYAKLTEILNPHIAVLEGGYSIEAALPYVNAGIILAMAGLDYSHVLEPDYNPAVLKESKETLQYIHKLCDRVMDQWSRRGPELSQKVFGKKEFHERSRSIMYDTDGIYEGQKEILRSCSDCAGSFRIESKSDRDWRIIGVHIPLNACPACKAQGEEWYEKAAGADKAYLQDRSRDLYLKKSL; encoded by the coding sequence ATGCTGAAGGCAAAAAGCAAGATAGGACTGGTTTTTTTTCCAGCCTTTGACTGGGCCATAGATCCTAGCCATCCGGAGCGGGAAGAGCGTCTTCTTTATACCCAGGATCAGATTTTTGAAGAAGGCCTCATGGATATTGATGGCATTCAGGAATTCAAGCCGGATCTCGTGACGGATCAGGATATACAGAGGGCCCATTTCTGCGTGCCGGACGAGCCTACGGTTACCACCAGCAGCCACTATGTATCCGCAGGCGGGGCTAAAACCATGGCAAGGGAGCTGATGGAAGGCCGCATAGAAAAGGGTTTTGCCCTCGTTCGTCCGCCGGGTCATCATGCCATGCGGGTGGTGCACGGGGGCAGGGGATTCTGCAACATCAACATTGAAGCTATCATGGTGGAATATCTGCGCAGCCAGTGGGGTGTTAAGCGCATTGCCATTGTGGATACGGACTGTCACCACGGAGACGGCACTCAGGATATTTACTGGCATGATCCGGATGTGCTGTTTATTTCCCTGCATCAGGATGGCCGTACCCTGTATCCGGGTTCGGGTTTCATGGAGGAGCTGGGTGGACCCAATGCCGCAGGCTATACGGTGAATATTCCCCTGCCGCCCCACACCTCGGAGGAGGGCTATCTTTACACAGTTGAAAATGCGGTGATGCCCATACTCGATGATTTCAAGCCGGACCTCATCATTAACTCAGCAGGTCAGGATAATCATTATACAGACCCCATAACCAACATGAATTTCACGGCTCAAGGCTATGCAAAACTGACGGAGATTTTAAATCCCCACATTGCCGTGCTGGAAGGGGGGTATTCCATTGAGGCGGCCCTTCCCTATGTGAATGCTGGCATTATCCTTGCCATGGCGGGCCTTGATTACAGCCATGTGCTGGAGCCGGATTATAATCCCGCTGTTCTTAAGGAATCGAAGGAAACCCTTCAGTATATCCACAAGCTTTGTGACCGGGTGATGGATCAGTGGAGCCGCAGAGGTCCGGAACTTTCACAGAAGGTATTCGGGAAAAAGGAATTCCATGAAAGATCCCGCTCCATTATGTATGATACGGACGGCATCTATGAGGGGCAAAAGGAAATTCTCCGGTCCTGCTCGGACTGCGCCGGGTCTTTTCGCATTGAAAGCAAGTCTGACCGGGACTGGCGTATCATAGGCGTGCATATACCTTTGAATGCCTGTCCTGCCTGCAAGGCACAGGGAGAAGAGTGGTACGAAAAGGCCGCCGGTGCGGACAAGGCCTATCTGCAGGATCGCAGTCGGGATCTTTATCTGAAAAAATCACTGTAA